Proteins encoded together in one Oncorhynchus nerka isolate Pitt River linkage group LG19, Oner_Uvic_2.0, whole genome shotgun sequence window:
- the LOC115147000 gene encoding small ribosomal subunit protein uS2m-like gives MAAGVFTKGLCELHHPWLVAAGYSCSGPLCATAAAVKTLPLQTESTDVTDKILNLPLEMPDFFRLSELFSLKDLFNARVHLGHKKGCRHRLMEPYLFSSRLDQDIIDLDQTVEHLQSALNFTAHIAYRGGVILFVSRRRQFGHLVESTAQDCGEYAHTRYWQGGLLTNAPIQYGPGVRLPDLIVFFSTLNNVFQQHVGVRDAAKMNIPTVGLVDSNCNPSLVTYPVPGNDDTPAAMELYCRLFKMTINRAKDKRRQMELLQGRSAVGLTPGS, from the exons ATGGCAGCCGGAGTTTTTACCAAAG GTTTGTGCGAGCTCCACCACCCCTGGCTTGTTGCAGCCGGATATTCCTGTAGTGGACCGCTCTGTGCGACTGCTGCGGCCGTCAAAACACTCCCCTTGCAAACTGAAAGCACAG ATGTCACTGACAAGATCCTGAACCTTCCCCTTGAAATGCCAGATTTCTTCCGATTGTCAGAACTGTTCTCCTTGAAAGATCTATTCAATGCCAGAGTTCACCTCGGCCACAAGAAAGGCTGCAGACACAG GCTGATGGAGCCCTACCTGTTCAGCAGTCGTCTGGACCAAGACATCATCGACCTAGACCAGACAGTGGAGCACCTCCAGAGCGCCCTAAACTTTACTGCCCACATCGCCTACCGTGGCGGCGTCATCCTCTTCGTCTCACGCCGCCGCCAGTTTGGTCACCTGGTGGAGAGCACGGCGCAAGACTGCGGAGAATATGCCCACACACGCTACTGGCAGGGCGGCCTGCTCACCAATGCACCCATCCAGTATGGCCCGGGGGTTCGGCTGCCTGACCTCATCGTCTTCTTCTCAACGCTCAACAACGTCTTCCAGCAGCACGTGGGGGTCCGCGACGCGGCCAAAATGAATATACCCACAGTGGGGCTGGTGGACTCTAACTGCAACCCCAGCCTGGTGACTTACCCGGTGCCTGGGAATGACGACACACCAGCCGCTATGGAGTTGTACTGCCGCCTGTTCAAGATGACCATCAACCGAGCCAAGGACAAGAGGAGACAGATGGAGCTGCTGCAGGGTCGATCAGCAGTGGGCCTCACACCAGGCTCCTAG
- the ppp1r26 gene encoding protein phosphatase 1 regulatory subunit 26 isoform X1, protein MCSHPPQHHTRMYLMNVPPVAAIHTEWKSSCGGPPGGFSGLPICFNDSDNDLSTTGTPIPEKVQMIIESLRSTHSSLDMGNETEGNQVLSGQPGQDVGARSSQGQGFKARRGLPVVMGPKFRGPLPATHINNLLAVPEVSSNVDSESQSSDSDDSVDRGIEEAIQEYLKEKDDHKRKAEPEPSTNILQPPKMPRREPPPTVPEPPKPQSDSNKVLTASNQVPKSVKTETQDTTPPAMKKRVKSKTPTCKENPFKKLGTTSKAAVVQKLSSFERKRGPSISNPLSGKLKCPLVKAVEEHLSDSDSSSDDGIEEAIQRYQQEKKRERHEGGGRQSSKPLLLLKEESDSSSSDDGIEEAIRHYQLEKQKEKKSVPKLSLSLPPKHEQVSKAAASLYCPESISSPAGAMKKHKLSKNKKKKPETRDVKSYLPSQTPGSSFSLIKTRLAASSPQGNGLLLLTHVEPLREREQEQHTTPGPATLKVNTITTTTAELMCAEAILDISKAVIKIPEAFNPNAADLININSSSTESTTSLISTNCPDDDDDNNKSNDESSVDSEEGIEQEIRKFLEQKAQMHKLLPGSAVGTTSQGGTNTMTEQEKNTKLSLAQKKTLRLSLTQRRKRKEEGGSRNGSKEERETDLGMKEEAVTKPLTEHDRGSGSSLSSLKKAPLKSVKGSERRREQSGEKSSSLDSDEDLDTAIKDLLKTKKKLKKKTRDMKLKSRKGLKDDEYLSRKTASPLKKLRTESEPKTSSLLKTTLKVTTTTARSGNDNREKCKVSKNVSKHPQSNKKKEPLNQAYETDRSEGTKCVECLSGVNDPGVFQIKEDSSSVDSDDGIEQEIRKFLAEKAKVSTTAGNTGDGKEIGNGKGKTTIPLTEKSIKTENQLADIPRMDVTQFPDPPRQSSSEQRRVPDRGVFPNTPPGNPTSILGPARGSCLLSALTPSSYPTALEPADGADKRSLGSGSGNAHQYASSEMARGHSHRSFPSPSTHLPRTDSEQWLKSQAFPPTETKEKIHNRNPFQYSSPSFGEKTATTHAYQCGVPASIYQHRRAEPAPALDTPVSTCPDVVRIGRIVKSPLVPFHCPSSSETAVVFSSPFPSLTRRPVETGPSGRYFLQGHGSGPGSRWGQPPTLTPGPSESSVVHVAKNQTTLVELSENKTNHVQVRSREVTVIEGKKERRSDLPAGEKEKEREGRKPEERGGEQIERQGEEEECVDETDVSESDERTSPEKKQGFPTLSLSSAIDPGVDLSPYIALNTEERSKRRGLMYKAVAVKQPKTKIKKPVKRVLQFLPLSRYILSVSSCHIYHT, encoded by the exons ATGTGCTCCCACCCACCCCAGCACCACACTAGAATGTACTTGATGAACGTGCCTCCAGTTGCGGCTATTCACACAGAATGGAAGTCATCGTGTGGCGGTCCGCCCGGAGGCTTTAGCGGTCTGCCCATCTGCTTCAATGACTCTGACAACGACTTGTCCACCACTGGAACACCCATCCCAGAGAAGGTCCAGATGATCATAGAGAGCCTAAGGAGCACCCATTCCTCACTCGACATGGGCAATGAGACGGAGGGGAACCAGGTGCTGTCAGGACAACCAGGACAGGATGTCGGAGCCCGCAGCTCCCAGGGCCAGGGCTTCAAGGCCCGGAGGGGGCTTCCTGTGGTGATGGGGCCCAAATTCAGAGGACCTCTTCCTGCCACTCACATTAATAACTTGCTGGCAGTGCCAGAAGTTTCCTCAAATGTTGATTCGGAGAGCCAGAGTTCTGACAGCGATGACTCTGTGGATAGAGGGATCGAGGAGGCCATACAGGAGTACCTGAAGGAAAAGGACGACCACAAACGCAAGGCAGAGCCAGAGCCATCCACTAATATTCTACAGCCACCCAAGATGCCACGGAGGGAGCCTCCTCCAACCGTTCCAGAACCTCCCAAACCACAATCTGACAGCAATAAGGTTTTAACTGCCAGCAACCAGGTCCCGAAAAGTGTCAAAACAGAAACGCAGGACACCACACCCCCAGCCATGAAAAAACGTGTAAAAAGTAAGACACCCACCTGCAAAGAGAATCCCTTTAAGAAATTGGGCACAACAAGCAAAGCAGCGGTGGTCCAAAAACTGTCCTCTTTCGAACGGAAGAGAGGCCCCTCTATTTCGAACCCTCTTTCTGGCAAACTGAAGTGTCCCTTGGTGAAAGCAGTTGAGGAACACTTGTCTGACAGTGACAGCAGTAGTGATGACGGTATAGAGGAGGCTATTCAACGCTACcagcaggagaagaagagagagagacatgaaggaGGAGGCAGACAGTCCTCCAAGCCCCTTCTTCTCCTCAAAGAGGAGTCCGACTCCAGCAGCAGCGATGACGGAATTGAGGAGGCGATCCGCCACTACCAGCTGGAGAagcagaaagagaaaaagagtgtCCCcaaactctctctatctctaccccctaaACATGAGCAAGTCAGTAAAGCAGCCGCTTCCCTGTACTGTCCAGAGAGCATCAGCTCTCCAGCAGGGGCCATGAAAAAACACAAACtgtctaaaaataaaaaaaagaaaccTGAGACTAGGGATGTAAAATCCTATCTACCCTCCCAAACTCCAGGTTCCTCATTCTCTCTTATCAAGACGAGATTAGCAGCTAGCAGTCCCCAGGGGAACGGCCTCCTCCTGTTGACTCATGTGGAGCCCCTgcgagagagggagcaggagcagCACACCACCCCAGGCCCAGCCACCCTGAAGGTGAacactatcactaccaccacaGCTGAGCTGATGTGTGCTGAGGCCATTCTGGACATCTCTAAAGCTGTCATTAAAATTCCAGAGGCCTTTAACCCTAATGCAGCGGACCTTATCAATATCAACAGCAGTTCCACAGAGTCCACCACTTCCCTCATCTCCACAAACTgtcctgatgatgatgatgataataataaaagtaatgaTGAGAGCTCCGTTGACAGTGAGGAGGGGATCGAACAGGAAATCCGGAAGTTTCTCGAGCAGAAGGCCCAAATGCACAAACTGTTGCCTGGTTCAGCTGTTGGTACTACAAGTCAGGGTGGAACTAACACTATGACTGAACAAGAGAAAAACACCAAACTGAGTCTGGCCCAGAAGAAAACACTGAGGCTGTCTTTGACGCAGAGAAGAAAGCGCAAAGAGGAAGGCGGCAGCAGGAACGGTTCCAAGGAGGAACGAGAGACTGATCTCGGAATGAAAGAAGAGGCCGTTACAAAACCCTTAACTGAGCATGACAGAGGGTCAGGCTCATCCTTGTCGTCCCTGAAGAAAGCCCCACTGAAGTCAGTGAAGGgctcagagaggaggagggaacagagtggagagaaGAGTAGCTCACTGGACAGTGACGAAGACCTGGACACTGCAATAAAAGATTTGCTCAAGACAAAGAAGAAGTTGAAAAAGAAGACTAGAGATATGAAGTTGAAGTCAAGGAAGGGCCTCAAGGATGATGAGTATTTGTCTAGAAAAACAGCATCACCGCTAAAGAAGCTCAGAACAGAGTCTGAGCCCAAGACCAGCAGTCTTTTGAAAACGACCCTTAAAGTCACTACTACTACAGCCCGAAGTGGCAACGACAACAGAGAGAAGTGCAAAGTGAGTAAGAATGTGTCAAAGCATCCACAGAGCAATAAAAAGAAAGAGCCACTTAACCAGGCATATGAGACAGACCGGTCTGAAgggacaaaatgtgtagaatgccTGTCGGGAGTTAATGACCCAGGGGTGTTTCAGATAAAGGAAGATAGTAGTTCAGTGGACAGTGACGACGGCATTGAACAGGAGATCAGAAAGTTCCTGGCGGAAAAGGCTAAAGTTTCTACTACCGCAGGGAACACGGGAGATGGAAAGGAGATTGGGAACGGCAAGGGCAAAACTACAATCCCTCTCACAGAGAAAAGCATCAAAACGGAAAATCAGCTGGCTGATATTCCAAGAATGGATGTTACCCAATTCCCTGACCCGCCTCGTCAGAGCAGTTCTGAGCAGAGAAGAGTTCCGGACAGAGGAGTCTTTCCCAACACACCCCCAGGAAACCCCACCTCCATCCTAGGACCAGCCAGGGGATCGTGCCTCCTTTCAGCCCTCACCCCCAGCTCCTATCCTACAGCCCTGGAGCCTGCTGATGGGGCTGACAAGAGGAGTTTGGGTTCAGGAAGCGGTAATGCCCACCAGTATGCCAGCTCAGAGATGGCAAGGGGTCACAGCCACAGGTCATTTCCAAGCCCCAGCACCCACTTGCCCAGGACTGACTCAGAGCAGTGGCTTAAGAGCCAAGCGTTCCCCCCCACTGAGACAAAAGAGAAGATCCATAACCGGAACCCATTCCAGTACAGCTCACCTAGTTTTGGTGAGAAGACAGCCACCACGCATGCGTATCAGTGTGGAGTACCAGCCAGTATCTATCAACATAGGAGAGCTGAGCCTGCACCTGCATTGGACACACCTGTCTCCACCTGTCCTGATGTTGTACGGATTGGGAGGATCGTCAAATCACCACTGGTTCCTTTCCACTGCCCCTCATCCTCAGAGACAGCCGTCGTCTTCAGCTCTCCGTTCCCAAGCCTAACCAGGAGACCTGTGGAGACTGGGCCGTCCGGGAGGTACTTCCTCCAGGGTCATGGGTCAGGGCCGGGCAGCCGCTGGGGTCAACCTCCAACCCTGACCCCAGGGCCGTCGGAGAGCAGCGTGGTACACGTGGCCAAGAACCAGACCACGTTAGTCGAACTGTCTGAGAACAAGACCAATCATGTACAAGTCAGGAGCAGGGAGGTGACAGTGATTGAGGGAAAGAAGGAAAGGAGAAGTGACTTGCCAGCAGGAGAGAAGGAAAAAGAAAGGGAGGGCAGAaagccagaggagagaggaggagagcagatagaaagacaaggagaggaggaggagtgtgtaGATGAGACCGATGTCAGCGAGTCAGACGAGAGGACGAGCCCAGAGAAGAAGCAGGGCTTTCCTACTTT GTCTCTATCCAGCGCCATTGACCCTGGTGTCGACCTCAGCCCTTACATAGCActgaacacagaggagaggagcaagaGGAGAGGATTGATGTATAAAGCAGTCGCTGTAAAGCAGCCAAAG ACCAAGATTAAAAAACCTGTCAAGAGAGTGCTCCAATTTCTACCACTATCCAGGTACATTTTGTCAGTCTCATCTTGTCATATTTACCATACTTGA
- the ppp1r26 gene encoding protein phosphatase 1 regulatory subunit 26 isoform X2, producing MCSHPPQHHTRMYLMNVPPVAAIHTEWKSSCGGPPGGFSGLPICFNDSDNDLSTTGTPIPEKVQMIIESLRSTHSSLDMGNETEGNQVLSGQPGQDVGARSSQGQGFKARRGLPVVMGPKFRGPLPATHINNLLAVPEVSSNVDSESQSSDSDDSVDRGIEEAIQEYLKEKDDHKRKAEPEPSTNILQPPKMPRREPPPTVPEPPKPQSDSNKVLTASNQVPKSVKTETQDTTPPAMKKRVKSKTPTCKENPFKKLGTTSKAAVVQKLSSFERKRGPSISNPLSGKLKCPLVKAVEEHLSDSDSSSDDGIEEAIQRYQQEKKRERHEGGGRQSSKPLLLLKEESDSSSSDDGIEEAIRHYQLEKQKEKKSVPKLSLSLPPKHEQVSKAAASLYCPESISSPAGAMKKHKLSKNKKKKPETRDVKSYLPSQTPGSSFSLIKTRLAASSPQGNGLLLLTHVEPLREREQEQHTTPGPATLKVNTITTTTAELMCAEAILDISKAVIKIPEAFNPNAADLININSSSTESTTSLISTNCPDDDDDNNKSNDESSVDSEEGIEQEIRKFLEQKAQMHKLLPGSAVGTTSQGGTNTMTEQEKNTKLSLAQKKTLRLSLTQRRKRKEEGGSRNGSKEERETDLGMKEEAVTKPLTEHDRGSGSSLSSLKKAPLKSVKGSERRREQSGEKSSSLDSDEDLDTAIKDLLKTKKKLKKKTRDMKLKSRKGLKDDEYLSRKTASPLKKLRTESEPKTSSLLKTTLKVTTTTARSGNDNREKCKVSKNVSKHPQSNKKKEPLNQAYETDRSEGTKCVECLSGVNDPGVFQIKEDSSSVDSDDGIEQEIRKFLAEKAKVSTTAGNTGDGKEIGNGKGKTTIPLTEKSIKTENQLADIPRMDVTQFPDPPRQSSSEQRRVPDRGVFPNTPPGNPTSILGPARGSCLLSALTPSSYPTALEPADGADKRSLGSGSGNAHQYASSEMARGHSHRSFPSPSTHLPRTDSEQWLKSQAFPPTETKEKIHNRNPFQYSSPSFGEKTATTHAYQCGVPASIYQHRRAEPAPALDTPVSTCPDVVRIGRIVKSPLVPFHCPSSSETAVVFSSPFPSLTRRPVETGPSGRYFLQGHGSGPGSRWGQPPTLTPGPSESSVVHVAKNQTTLVELSENKTNHVQVRSREVTVIEGKKERRSDLPAGEKEKEREGRKPEERGGEQIERQGEEEECVDETDVSESDERTSPEKKQGFPTLSLSSAIDPGVDLSPYIALNTEERSKRRGLMYKAVAVKQPKTKIKKPVKRVLQFLPLSRKNESTWK from the exons ATGTGCTCCCACCCACCCCAGCACCACACTAGAATGTACTTGATGAACGTGCCTCCAGTTGCGGCTATTCACACAGAATGGAAGTCATCGTGTGGCGGTCCGCCCGGAGGCTTTAGCGGTCTGCCCATCTGCTTCAATGACTCTGACAACGACTTGTCCACCACTGGAACACCCATCCCAGAGAAGGTCCAGATGATCATAGAGAGCCTAAGGAGCACCCATTCCTCACTCGACATGGGCAATGAGACGGAGGGGAACCAGGTGCTGTCAGGACAACCAGGACAGGATGTCGGAGCCCGCAGCTCCCAGGGCCAGGGCTTCAAGGCCCGGAGGGGGCTTCCTGTGGTGATGGGGCCCAAATTCAGAGGACCTCTTCCTGCCACTCACATTAATAACTTGCTGGCAGTGCCAGAAGTTTCCTCAAATGTTGATTCGGAGAGCCAGAGTTCTGACAGCGATGACTCTGTGGATAGAGGGATCGAGGAGGCCATACAGGAGTACCTGAAGGAAAAGGACGACCACAAACGCAAGGCAGAGCCAGAGCCATCCACTAATATTCTACAGCCACCCAAGATGCCACGGAGGGAGCCTCCTCCAACCGTTCCAGAACCTCCCAAACCACAATCTGACAGCAATAAGGTTTTAACTGCCAGCAACCAGGTCCCGAAAAGTGTCAAAACAGAAACGCAGGACACCACACCCCCAGCCATGAAAAAACGTGTAAAAAGTAAGACACCCACCTGCAAAGAGAATCCCTTTAAGAAATTGGGCACAACAAGCAAAGCAGCGGTGGTCCAAAAACTGTCCTCTTTCGAACGGAAGAGAGGCCCCTCTATTTCGAACCCTCTTTCTGGCAAACTGAAGTGTCCCTTGGTGAAAGCAGTTGAGGAACACTTGTCTGACAGTGACAGCAGTAGTGATGACGGTATAGAGGAGGCTATTCAACGCTACcagcaggagaagaagagagagagacatgaaggaGGAGGCAGACAGTCCTCCAAGCCCCTTCTTCTCCTCAAAGAGGAGTCCGACTCCAGCAGCAGCGATGACGGAATTGAGGAGGCGATCCGCCACTACCAGCTGGAGAagcagaaagagaaaaagagtgtCCCcaaactctctctatctctaccccctaaACATGAGCAAGTCAGTAAAGCAGCCGCTTCCCTGTACTGTCCAGAGAGCATCAGCTCTCCAGCAGGGGCCATGAAAAAACACAAACtgtctaaaaataaaaaaaagaaaccTGAGACTAGGGATGTAAAATCCTATCTACCCTCCCAAACTCCAGGTTCCTCATTCTCTCTTATCAAGACGAGATTAGCAGCTAGCAGTCCCCAGGGGAACGGCCTCCTCCTGTTGACTCATGTGGAGCCCCTgcgagagagggagcaggagcagCACACCACCCCAGGCCCAGCCACCCTGAAGGTGAacactatcactaccaccacaGCTGAGCTGATGTGTGCTGAGGCCATTCTGGACATCTCTAAAGCTGTCATTAAAATTCCAGAGGCCTTTAACCCTAATGCAGCGGACCTTATCAATATCAACAGCAGTTCCACAGAGTCCACCACTTCCCTCATCTCCACAAACTgtcctgatgatgatgatgataataataaaagtaatgaTGAGAGCTCCGTTGACAGTGAGGAGGGGATCGAACAGGAAATCCGGAAGTTTCTCGAGCAGAAGGCCCAAATGCACAAACTGTTGCCTGGTTCAGCTGTTGGTACTACAAGTCAGGGTGGAACTAACACTATGACTGAACAAGAGAAAAACACCAAACTGAGTCTGGCCCAGAAGAAAACACTGAGGCTGTCTTTGACGCAGAGAAGAAAGCGCAAAGAGGAAGGCGGCAGCAGGAACGGTTCCAAGGAGGAACGAGAGACTGATCTCGGAATGAAAGAAGAGGCCGTTACAAAACCCTTAACTGAGCATGACAGAGGGTCAGGCTCATCCTTGTCGTCCCTGAAGAAAGCCCCACTGAAGTCAGTGAAGGgctcagagaggaggagggaacagagtggagagaaGAGTAGCTCACTGGACAGTGACGAAGACCTGGACACTGCAATAAAAGATTTGCTCAAGACAAAGAAGAAGTTGAAAAAGAAGACTAGAGATATGAAGTTGAAGTCAAGGAAGGGCCTCAAGGATGATGAGTATTTGTCTAGAAAAACAGCATCACCGCTAAAGAAGCTCAGAACAGAGTCTGAGCCCAAGACCAGCAGTCTTTTGAAAACGACCCTTAAAGTCACTACTACTACAGCCCGAAGTGGCAACGACAACAGAGAGAAGTGCAAAGTGAGTAAGAATGTGTCAAAGCATCCACAGAGCAATAAAAAGAAAGAGCCACTTAACCAGGCATATGAGACAGACCGGTCTGAAgggacaaaatgtgtagaatgccTGTCGGGAGTTAATGACCCAGGGGTGTTTCAGATAAAGGAAGATAGTAGTTCAGTGGACAGTGACGACGGCATTGAACAGGAGATCAGAAAGTTCCTGGCGGAAAAGGCTAAAGTTTCTACTACCGCAGGGAACACGGGAGATGGAAAGGAGATTGGGAACGGCAAGGGCAAAACTACAATCCCTCTCACAGAGAAAAGCATCAAAACGGAAAATCAGCTGGCTGATATTCCAAGAATGGATGTTACCCAATTCCCTGACCCGCCTCGTCAGAGCAGTTCTGAGCAGAGAAGAGTTCCGGACAGAGGAGTCTTTCCCAACACACCCCCAGGAAACCCCACCTCCATCCTAGGACCAGCCAGGGGATCGTGCCTCCTTTCAGCCCTCACCCCCAGCTCCTATCCTACAGCCCTGGAGCCTGCTGATGGGGCTGACAAGAGGAGTTTGGGTTCAGGAAGCGGTAATGCCCACCAGTATGCCAGCTCAGAGATGGCAAGGGGTCACAGCCACAGGTCATTTCCAAGCCCCAGCACCCACTTGCCCAGGACTGACTCAGAGCAGTGGCTTAAGAGCCAAGCGTTCCCCCCCACTGAGACAAAAGAGAAGATCCATAACCGGAACCCATTCCAGTACAGCTCACCTAGTTTTGGTGAGAAGACAGCCACCACGCATGCGTATCAGTGTGGAGTACCAGCCAGTATCTATCAACATAGGAGAGCTGAGCCTGCACCTGCATTGGACACACCTGTCTCCACCTGTCCTGATGTTGTACGGATTGGGAGGATCGTCAAATCACCACTGGTTCCTTTCCACTGCCCCTCATCCTCAGAGACAGCCGTCGTCTTCAGCTCTCCGTTCCCAAGCCTAACCAGGAGACCTGTGGAGACTGGGCCGTCCGGGAGGTACTTCCTCCAGGGTCATGGGTCAGGGCCGGGCAGCCGCTGGGGTCAACCTCCAACCCTGACCCCAGGGCCGTCGGAGAGCAGCGTGGTACACGTGGCCAAGAACCAGACCACGTTAGTCGAACTGTCTGAGAACAAGACCAATCATGTACAAGTCAGGAGCAGGGAGGTGACAGTGATTGAGGGAAAGAAGGAAAGGAGAAGTGACTTGCCAGCAGGAGAGAAGGAAAAAGAAAGGGAGGGCAGAaagccagaggagagaggaggagagcagatagaaagacaaggagaggaggaggagtgtgtaGATGAGACCGATGTCAGCGAGTCAGACGAGAGGACGAGCCCAGAGAAGAAGCAGGGCTTTCCTACTTT GTCTCTATCCAGCGCCATTGACCCTGGTGTCGACCTCAGCCCTTACATAGCActgaacacagaggagaggagcaagaGGAGAGGATTGATGTATAAAGCAGTCGCTGTAAAGCAGCCAAAG ACCAAGATTAAAAAACCTGTCAAGAGAGTGCTCCAATTTCTACCACTATCCAG GAAAAATGAATCAACTTGGAAGTGA